The Leptospira neocaledonica genome contains a region encoding:
- a CDS encoding glycosyl hydrolase family 18 protein, producing the protein MEGPKESQKVAPPTAPEGRLFASTWSQDFYAMMKYVHLYDEIHPFLYNLEGGRSNTGRILSVWKKDEIDERIRWLRLMSPRTLIIPTIFRWENDFEKVSDAIGLNGNTKVRDLHIQNILKEIDTYGYDGIDIDYEGMTCEKKEVFQEFLILLRDELHKKGKILSVAIHPKTVAEKPSVYPCKGLKSSIQVDFYEAYRGQLTHDYEFLGKVADKVKIMAYELHPRKQGFPGPGPQAPDWWIDKILEYAVARIPNDKLYMAIPTYGYDWALHCQAETKSVYYSRAKWIREKMAPRKEEPTDVLEIFKTQPKAEDWTYLRPYLYRHQGHVYSDPSLWYRMGGCDRVAFYMNRSAFEKKMKILDKYKIRGFSFWQLIEDNDPEIHKYLEEKLGSELSEVH; encoded by the coding sequence TTGGAAGGTCCTAAGGAGTCTCAAAAAGTTGCACCTCCTACAGCTCCAGAAGGTCGTTTGTTCGCTTCTACCTGGTCTCAAGATTTTTATGCAATGATGAAATATGTCCATCTTTATGATGAGATCCATCCATTTTTGTATAATCTGGAGGGTGGACGCAGTAATACGGGCCGTATACTTTCCGTTTGGAAGAAGGACGAGATCGACGAAAGGATTCGTTGGCTCAGGCTCATGTCTCCGCGAACATTGATCATTCCCACAATTTTTCGTTGGGAAAACGATTTCGAAAAAGTCTCGGATGCGATCGGTCTGAATGGAAACACCAAGGTCAGAGATCTTCATATCCAGAACATACTCAAAGAGATAGATACATACGGATACGACGGGATCGATATAGACTATGAAGGAATGACCTGCGAGAAGAAGGAAGTATTTCAGGAATTTCTAATACTTCTCCGGGATGAACTGCATAAAAAGGGAAAGATCCTATCAGTAGCCATCCATCCTAAAACTGTTGCGGAAAAACCTTCCGTATATCCTTGCAAAGGTTTGAAGTCTTCCATCCAAGTGGATTTTTATGAAGCTTACAGAGGCCAGTTGACTCATGACTACGAGTTTTTAGGGAAGGTTGCGGATAAGGTCAAAATTATGGCCTATGAATTACATCCTCGTAAACAAGGTTTTCCTGGACCAGGTCCTCAGGCTCCGGATTGGTGGATCGATAAAATTTTAGAATATGCAGTTGCCCGTATCCCAAATGACAAATTGTACATGGCGATCCCCACTTACGGATACGACTGGGCATTACACTGTCAGGCAGAAACAAAATCGGTCTATTATTCTAGAGCAAAATGGATCCGGGAAAAAATGGCTCCCAGAAAAGAAGAGCCCACCGATGTATTAGAAATATTTAAAACACAACCCAAGGCTGAAGATTGGACCTATCTCAGGCCTTATTTGTATAGGCATCAAGGTCACGTATATTCGGATCCTTCTCTCTGGTATAGAATGGGCGGATGTGATAGAGTCGCATTCTATATGAATCGAAGTGCTTTCGAGAAGAAGATGAAAATATTGGATAAATACAAGATCCGAGGATTTTCCTTTTGGCAATTAATAGAAGATAACGACCCCGAGATCCATAAATATCTGGAAGAAAAATTAGGATCCGAACTTTCGGAAGTACATTAA
- a CDS encoding acyl-CoA dehydrogenase family protein — MDFSLSVDEQEFTESFRTFCKKEIHPFAEEADKTKELPRSHYLKLGEAGYLGLLHEEEFGGQGAGVFLSTLAMEIISESCGSTFFSAGASAGLFGLPIKHFGTPEQKKKYLPDIISGKTIGSLGVTEPDGGSDVSGLSSLAKKSGKDRYLLSGQKTFITNAPNANYCLVLARTLDETGKEKGLTHFIVDLNSKGVSRSAAMDKMGLKASPTGALFFEDVEVPEENILGKLGKGFRQTMQTFNAERLSLAAYSLGVMKACLDESKSFSASRKSFGKSIYQHQGVAFMLAEIYSKYEAAKWLTYNTAWEMEKIESEGKPSMSLSGKCAACKLFATTAAREVTNLAVQIHGGAGYMDEYKVSRLYRDTRLGEIGGGTSEIQKLIISGSIMKNS, encoded by the coding sequence ATGGATTTTAGCCTAAGCGTCGATGAACAAGAGTTCACAGAATCATTTCGCACTTTTTGCAAAAAGGAAATTCATCCTTTTGCGGAAGAAGCGGACAAAACAAAGGAACTCCCCAGATCTCATTATCTCAAATTAGGAGAGGCCGGTTATCTAGGCCTTTTACACGAGGAAGAATTCGGCGGACAAGGAGCAGGAGTTTTTTTAAGCACCTTAGCCATGGAGATTATCTCCGAATCCTGTGGTTCTACTTTCTTTAGCGCAGGTGCTTCTGCGGGATTATTCGGACTTCCTATAAAACATTTCGGAACCCCAGAACAAAAGAAAAAATATCTGCCTGATATTATCTCCGGTAAGACCATCGGCTCTTTAGGGGTCACCGAACCCGACGGAGGTTCTGATGTTTCCGGGCTTTCTTCTCTTGCTAAAAAATCAGGAAAGGATCGTTACCTTTTATCCGGCCAAAAAACCTTTATCACAAATGCTCCCAATGCAAACTATTGTTTGGTTCTTGCGAGAACCTTGGACGAGACCGGAAAAGAAAAAGGGCTCACTCATTTTATCGTAGATCTAAATTCCAAAGGTGTCTCCAGATCAGCGGCAATGGACAAGATGGGATTGAAGGCGTCTCCAACCGGAGCATTATTCTTCGAAGATGTAGAAGTTCCCGAAGAGAATATTTTAGGTAAATTAGGAAAAGGTTTTAGACAAACAATGCAAACCTTTAATGCGGAAAGACTTTCTTTGGCCGCTTACTCCTTAGGAGTTATGAAGGCTTGTTTAGATGAATCCAAATCTTTTTCCGCTTCTCGCAAAAGTTTCGGTAAATCCATTTACCAACACCAAGGTGTTGCATTTATGTTAGCGGAAATTTATTCCAAATACGAGGCGGCGAAATGGCTTACGTATAATACCGCTTGGGAAATGGAAAAAATAGAATCGGAAGGAAAACCAAGTATGAGTCTTTCCGGAAAATGCGCCGCTTGCAAATTATTCGCCACCACTGCCGCGAGAGAAGTTACAAATCTAGCGGTTCAGATTCACGGAGGTGCCGGTTATATGGATGAATATAAAGTTTCTCGTCTATACAGAGACACTAGACTTGGAGAAATAGGCGGTGGAACAAGTGAGATCCAGAAACTGATCATCTCCGGAAGTATCATGAAGAATTCTTAA
- a CDS encoding crotonase/enoyl-CoA hydratase family protein codes for MKSYTYIQIEKKGSVFCIALNRPDARNAMNTQMIMELSDALTVYEDDASSRCAVLYANGLHFTFGLELEDVAKSIIERGRSFFQNGNVNPWDTGGTGRVRKKPLITAVHGFCLTLGIELMLASDIALAAEKTVFAQMEVQRGILPFGGATIRFVRTAGWGNAMKHILTGDSFDANEAYRIGLVQEVLPKKELVQRAIELAEKISAQAPKAINAVLANARKAIEVGDLEAIDDLLPLVTDCLKSEDGQEGIRSLLEKRTAVFKGK; via the coding sequence ATGAAATCTTATACTTATATCCAAATAGAAAAAAAGGGATCGGTGTTTTGTATCGCCCTCAATCGCCCCGACGCAAGAAACGCAATGAATACACAAATGATCATGGAGTTAAGCGACGCTCTTACTGTTTATGAAGATGATGCAAGTTCAAGATGTGCAGTTTTATATGCGAACGGTCTTCATTTTACTTTCGGATTGGAATTGGAAGATGTTGCCAAATCCATCATAGAAAGAGGTAGAAGTTTCTTCCAAAACGGGAATGTCAATCCATGGGATACAGGAGGAACAGGCAGAGTTCGCAAAAAACCTTTGATCACAGCAGTTCACGGGTTTTGCCTAACTTTAGGAATTGAATTGATGCTTGCTTCCGACATCGCACTGGCCGCAGAAAAGACTGTGTTCGCTCAAATGGAAGTACAAAGGGGGATTTTACCTTTCGGTGGTGCTACTATCCGATTCGTAAGGACTGCCGGCTGGGGAAATGCAATGAAACATATCCTAACAGGAGACAGTTTCGATGCGAACGAGGCATATCGGATCGGACTAGTTCAAGAAGTTCTACCTAAAAAGGAATTAGTACAAAGAGCAATAGAACTTGCTGAAAAAATTTCTGCCCAGGCTCCTAAGGCGATAAATGCAGTCTTGGCGAACGCAAGAAAGGCCATTGAAGTAGGAGATCTGGAAGCGATAGATGATCTTTTACCTTTGGTAACTGATTGTTTAAAATCGGAAGACGGACAAGAAGGGATCCGCTCCTTATTGGAAAAAAGAACGGCAGTTTTTAAAGGAAAATAG
- a CDS encoding helix-turn-helix domain-containing protein, with the protein MPNIPIYLPEQVSQSQIFWILVSFTIFGTYLGVLLCIGQNILERKTALNRLLSLLFICLGLLQGTCLFYVFGLSSYFPRIVLLHVPVLGSIGPILYGIHKIIQDSEFEKSALGLSPKHSILPGVIWVLYFLSFIPDSESIREGIRSFSETRSTYDFVFLIPLLILAAYIAGLLRGSRILFKPNVLKEEWTARVLLYIILATIANHSVGAFFLIGKNPLFLLVSASMMGLSLCVSYLIGRRYPAYFQNLQEVARVTFQKYSRSLLQGMDISTLRENLLQTMEVEKLYKDEDLSLASLADELGLSSHQLSELINQEMGKNFSAFVNEYRIREACELLSKNKDSSILDIAYEVGFRSKTSFHRAFQKEVGVPPSEFREKNP; encoded by the coding sequence ATGCCTAATATTCCGATTTACCTTCCGGAACAAGTTTCTCAATCTCAGATTTTCTGGATTTTGGTTTCATTTACAATCTTCGGAACATACCTAGGGGTCCTATTATGTATTGGGCAGAATATTCTAGAAAGAAAAACAGCCCTGAATCGTTTGCTTTCGTTGCTATTTATATGTTTGGGATTATTGCAGGGCACTTGTTTATTTTATGTGTTCGGACTCTCTTCTTACTTTCCTAGAATTGTACTTCTTCATGTTCCCGTTTTAGGTTCCATCGGCCCGATTCTATACGGGATTCATAAGATTATCCAAGATTCAGAATTCGAAAAATCTGCATTAGGATTAAGTCCAAAACATTCCATCTTGCCTGGGGTCATCTGGGTTTTATATTTTTTAAGTTTTATTCCGGATTCAGAATCTATAAGAGAAGGTATCCGATCCTTCTCAGAAACAAGAAGCACGTATGATTTTGTCTTTCTAATCCCGCTTCTTATACTTGCCGCATATATCGCAGGATTATTGAGAGGTAGCAGAATATTATTTAAACCGAATGTTCTGAAGGAAGAATGGACTGCGAGAGTTTTGCTTTATATCATTCTTGCTACGATTGCAAATCATTCCGTAGGTGCATTTTTTCTAATAGGTAAAAACCCTCTTTTTCTATTGGTTAGCGCCTCTATGATGGGCTTAAGTCTTTGTGTTTCCTATTTGATTGGAAGAAGATACCCTGCTTATTTCCAAAATTTGCAAGAAGTCGCAAGAGTGACCTTCCAAAAATATTCCCGCTCCTTGCTCCAAGGAATGGACATAAGTACACTCAGAGAAAATTTATTACAAACGATGGAAGTCGAAAAACTGTACAAAGATGAGGACTTGAGTTTGGCGAGTTTAGCGGATGAGTTAGGACTTTCTTCTCACCAACTTTCCGAGCTAATTAATCAGGAAATGGGCAAAAACTTTTCGGCATTTGTAAACGAGTATAGGATTCGGGAAGCTTGTGAATTACTCTCTAAAAACAAAGATTCTTCCATTTTAGATATCGCCTATGAGGTGGGATTTAGAAGTAAAACCTCCTTCCATAGGGCATTTCAGAAAGAAGTTGGAGTTCCTCCATCCGAATTTAGGGAAAAAAATCCTTAA
- a CDS encoding fatty acid desaturase yields MNSLTLERKNISDRFTEKEKTKRIIKWIRRSDSKLRKRFSFLKYQNAIGFGITMGSAFGMILLGSLYVMDIIPFWACIIGNGILASFLHEMEHDLIHSIYFKENPKVQNFLFWMVWLFRANTVNPWFRKEIHLLHHKLSGNIEDIEERFISNGMPWGFRRILVMIDPIMAVVLQGPKIRKDAIRYLAKIKAKPIKGPYRLVYLLLWYSFLIWGMISLINWTLGNPIQETGTVANIHNFLNTAAVVYLIPCWLRQSAIQIVSSNMHYYGDVKSLYQQTQVLDSWWILPLHLFCFNFGATHGIHHFVVTQPFYLRQAVAPKVKPFLKKYGIRFNDFESMTRANRYQKEEMDGIAIPA; encoded by the coding sequence ATGAATTCCTTAACCCTTGAGCGAAAAAACATTTCGGATCGATTTACCGAAAAAGAAAAAACAAAACGTATTATCAAATGGATTCGTCGTTCGGATTCTAAACTTAGAAAACGTTTCTCTTTTTTAAAATACCAAAACGCGATCGGATTCGGGATCACTATGGGATCCGCTTTCGGAATGATCTTATTAGGAAGTTTGTATGTAATGGATATCATTCCATTCTGGGCATGTATTATTGGGAATGGGATCTTAGCTTCTTTTCTTCATGAGATGGAGCATGACTTGATCCATAGTATTTATTTTAAAGAAAATCCAAAAGTTCAAAATTTTCTATTCTGGATGGTTTGGTTATTCCGTGCGAATACTGTTAATCCTTGGTTTAGAAAAGAGATCCATCTTCTGCATCATAAACTTTCCGGGAACATCGAAGATATAGAAGAAAGATTTATCAGTAATGGAATGCCTTGGGGGTTCAGACGTATACTTGTAATGATAGATCCTATCATGGCAGTCGTCCTACAAGGGCCTAAGATCAGAAAGGACGCGATCCGTTATCTTGCAAAAATAAAAGCTAAGCCGATTAAGGGGCCTTATCGTTTAGTATACCTTCTTCTTTGGTATTCATTCTTGATCTGGGGAATGATTTCATTGATCAACTGGACCTTAGGAAACCCTATACAAGAAACAGGAACCGTCGCAAACATTCATAATTTCTTAAATACTGCTGCAGTAGTATATTTGATCCCTTGTTGGTTAAGGCAATCTGCTATTCAGATCGTATCTTCTAATATGCATTATTACGGAGATGTGAAGAGTTTATACCAACAGACCCAAGTGTTGGATTCTTGGTGGATATTACCTTTACATTTGTTCTGTTTTAATTTTGGAGCCACTCATGGAATCCATCATTTTGTGGTGACACAGCCATTCTATCTACGACAAGCGGTCGCACCTAAAGTAAAACCATTCTTAAAAAAATATGGAATTCGTTTTAACGACTTTGAAAGTATGACAAGGGCGAATCGTTACCAAAAAGAAGAAATGGATGGTATTGCGATTCCGGCCTAA
- a CDS encoding phthiocerol/phthiodiolone dimycocerosyl transferase family protein: MQNLKESERPQGQFIRSLDQAEANFWLYDRASSMNFCVMAEGEGSFSEESLRKALDLIQSKHALAKVQILKQAGQDSHLYFATSDKKIPIQKDFYSPDWKSKLAKETIRLFELGDSPLIRTIFYTSGNSKFAIGVIFHHSIGDGRSGCRFLLDVLRASTGEADEIEGDSEYSSLMELYPAEELYKGGPKPEKPLAIPQFTRKKEEQDPEIISFYLEEEDVDSLLKTSKQKKISFHGILGASQVTALADFFDKGQEGVLYLSTPADLRPHLSHPVPDSALGLYISLFTTPVNIRDPFDMKAKAIMNDVRARIGRREGRAFYELLPPSEQFLEKEDGLKLFQLLMSRNPQSSLLSNVGIIPVLSSDEIKVKELSFTVHPALTQTIFTTVTTYENRMAININYDKNRWKEADISQFAYSFRKNILSNS; the protein is encoded by the coding sequence ATGCAAAATTTAAAAGAATCTGAAAGACCACAAGGGCAATTCATTCGATCTTTAGACCAAGCGGAGGCAAATTTCTGGTTATACGACCGTGCCTCCTCTATGAACTTCTGCGTAATGGCAGAAGGAGAAGGTTCTTTCTCTGAAGAAAGTTTGCGCAAGGCCCTGGATCTTATCCAAAGCAAACATGCGTTAGCTAAGGTTCAGATCTTAAAGCAGGCCGGACAAGATTCTCACTTATACTTTGCCACCTCAGACAAAAAAATTCCCATCCAAAAGGACTTCTATTCACCTGATTGGAAATCCAAATTAGCTAAGGAAACTATCCGGCTTTTTGAATTGGGAGATTCTCCTTTAATCAGAACTATATTTTATACATCCGGAAATTCTAAATTTGCGATCGGTGTTATCTTTCATCATAGTATCGGAGATGGAAGATCAGGTTGTAGATTCCTCTTAGATGTCCTCAGGGCAAGTACGGGAGAAGCGGACGAAATAGAAGGAGATTCGGAATATTCTTCCTTAATGGAATTATATCCTGCGGAAGAATTATATAAAGGTGGTCCTAAGCCAGAAAAACCGCTCGCTATTCCTCAATTCACTCGTAAGAAGGAAGAGCAAGATCCTGAAATCATTAGTTTCTATTTGGAAGAAGAAGACGTTGATTCACTCTTAAAAACTTCCAAACAAAAAAAGATTTCCTTTCATGGGATTTTAGGTGCTTCTCAGGTTACTGCACTTGCTGATTTTTTTGATAAAGGACAAGAAGGAGTATTGTACCTTTCTACTCCGGCAGACCTAAGGCCTCATTTGAGCCATCCCGTTCCTGATTCCGCATTAGGACTTTATATTTCATTATTCACTACTCCGGTGAATATCAGAGATCCTTTCGATATGAAAGCAAAGGCCATTATGAACGATGTAAGAGCTCGTATCGGAAGAAGGGAAGGCCGAGCATTTTACGAACTTCTTCCTCCTTCGGAACAATTTTTAGAAAAAGAAGACGGATTAAAACTTTTTCAATTATTGATGAGCCGAAATCCTCAATCCAGTTTGTTGAGTAACGTAGGAATTATTCCAGTCCTAAGTTCTGATGAAATAAAAGTAAAAGAACTTTCTTTTACGGTTCATCCTGCTTTAACACAAACAATTTTCACAACCGTAACAACTTACGAAAATAGAATGGCTATCAATATCAACTATGATAAGAATCGTTGGAAAGAAGCGGATATTTCTCAATTCGCCTATTCTTTCCGAAAGAACATACTTTCAAATTCTTAA
- a CDS encoding APC family permease yields MKLRRSLNLYDSISLMFSSMVGPGIFITTGYILTQTSNPSWALLCWILGGFLAIAGAMSYAKSASIFPYAGGDYVYLKEAYSPIVAFSSGWLSLSVNFSASISLSAIAFSKSFLTLFNPSWDIYFLESKFLGITFSLGVAQILGISTILFFTIVNFFGIGFASRIQNFFTTFKILGLVAFVVLGFTIGNYDIQNFESFSLIPSDLQGWNLLLAGAIPVTFSYLGWNMITYVAEEVKDPEKNIYKSVIVSCTLVTLLYVLINFLYLSSAPVQFLAGDEKIGVTASGFLFGNGVNILITAFICWVFLGGISAYIIGGSRIYFAMARDGFFFPSMAKLHSKYHSPYKSLIFQFLYACLFCFVKEIESLLYLITCSTLLLATITAYTPVIFEKRHLKNEFKIPGYPYSTYLYILSNILIIATLLYNKSAEALWGFGFTLFSIPLYYYFKLSKKSQPIPIDTISEPELETGGLSLLPENEPIPVGSADPA; encoded by the coding sequence ATGAAACTTCGCCGCTCTCTTAATCTTTACGATTCTATTTCTCTCATGTTCAGCTCTATGGTGGGACCGGGGATTTTTATCACTACCGGTTATATACTAACCCAGACTTCCAATCCAAGCTGGGCGCTTCTTTGTTGGATCTTGGGCGGATTCTTGGCTATAGCAGGTGCGATGAGTTATGCGAAATCGGCGAGTATCTTTCCGTATGCAGGAGGAGATTACGTTTATCTAAAGGAAGCTTATTCCCCTATCGTTGCATTTTCAAGTGGATGGCTTTCTCTTTCCGTAAATTTTTCGGCGTCCATCTCTCTTTCTGCGATCGCGTTCTCTAAGTCGTTTCTTACCTTATTCAATCCGAGTTGGGACATTTATTTTTTGGAGTCTAAGTTTCTCGGAATCACATTCTCCCTGGGTGTGGCTCAGATCTTGGGAATTTCCACGATTTTGTTTTTTACGATCGTAAACTTTTTCGGAATCGGATTCGCTTCTCGTATCCAAAATTTTTTCACTACCTTCAAAATTTTGGGCCTGGTTGCATTCGTCGTTTTAGGATTTACTATAGGAAATTATGATATTCAAAATTTTGAATCCTTTTCCTTGATCCCTTCCGACCTGCAAGGATGGAATCTTCTATTGGCAGGAGCAATCCCGGTCACTTTTTCCTATTTGGGCTGGAACATGATCACTTATGTTGCGGAAGAGGTGAAAGATCCTGAAAAGAATATCTATAAGTCCGTGATTGTTTCTTGCACTTTAGTTACTCTTCTTTATGTTCTCATCAATTTTCTGTATTTAAGTTCAGCTCCTGTTCAATTTTTAGCAGGAGATGAAAAGATAGGTGTAACTGCTTCCGGGTTTTTATTCGGAAACGGTGTGAATATTCTGATCACTGCATTTATCTGTTGGGTGTTTTTAGGCGGAATTTCCGCTTATATCATCGGTGGTTCTAGGATCTATTTTGCTATGGCGAGAGATGGATTCTTTTTTCCAAGTATGGCTAAACTACATTCTAAATATCATAGTCCTTACAAATCTTTGATCTTTCAGTTTTTGTATGCCTGTCTTTTTTGTTTTGTAAAAGAAATAGAATCACTTTTATACCTAATCACCTGCTCTACCCTATTATTAGCGACAATTACGGCTTATACTCCTGTTATTTTTGAAAAAAGACATTTAAAGAATGAATTCAAAATTCCAGGATATCCGTATTCTACTTATTTATACATACTTTCTAATATTCTAATTATTGCAACTTTGCTCTACAATAAAAGTGCGGAAGCTCTTTGGGGTTTCGGATTTACTTTATTCTCCATTCCATTATACTATTATTTTAAACTTTCTAAAAAATCTCAACCGATACCGATTGACACAATTTCCGAACCGGAATTGGAAACAGGCGGTTTAAGTTTACTTCCTGAAAACGAACCTATTCCTGTAGGCAGCGCAGATCCCGCTTAA